Proteins co-encoded in one Quercus robur chromosome 8, dhQueRobu3.1, whole genome shotgun sequence genomic window:
- the LOC126694781 gene encoding uncharacterized protein LOC126694781 isoform X2 produces MGGGGAIRAAAKVAGVGVVSHGLRGMPSVPPSEQSVRNASRPVSAILSAKSASGDAAAPIQMPVPAAWDDWEFADGEEALVMEAGEPMPRLVFGGVPSFEEAKEATTELKDALDKVYLSSPKSNGSGDIFSANHVPGLSLLSSPELETKSCVISEDTPTALAPNHVLQAFKLLNGSPEAQTVVASIACDPNVWNAMMDNHVLKDFFQSHQRSDEFNDVQSAKKFEESSVENETGNSEGGFMNIMENIKLKVQEMVSNVSNYFQNIFGHSAAESTSEDNGNTSKTFMDRGLGASFMGLAVLVIMVVVLKRV; encoded by the exons ATGGGAGGAGGAGGAGCCATTAGAGCGGCGGCCAAGGTCGCCGGAGTCGGAGTCGTCAGCCACGGCCTCCGCGGCATGCCGTCCGTGCCGCCATCAGAGCAGTCTGTGCGCAACGCCTCGCGCCCTGTTTCCGCTATCTTGTCGGCGAAGTCCGCATCCGGTGACGCGGCGGCGCCGATTCAGATGCCGGTGCCGGCGGCGTGGGACGACTGGGAGTTCGCCGACGGTGAGGAGGCTCTGGTGATGGAGGCAGGGGAGCCAATGCCGAGGCTCGTCTTCGGTGGCGTGCCGAGCTTTGAGGAGGCCAAGGAGGCCACCACTGAATTGAAAGACGCACTGGATAA gGTATATCTGTCATCGCCAAAATCCAATGGATCTGGTGATATTTTTTCTGCAAATCATGTTCCTGGTTTGTCTCTACTTTCAAGCCCTGAGTTAGAGACTAAATCTTGTGTCATCTCTGAGGATACACCAACTGCTCTTGCGCCAAACCATGTCCTTCAGGCATTTAAGTTACTCAATGGAAGCCCTGAAGCTCAG ACTGTTGTTGCCTCAATTGCTTGTGACCCAAATGTCTGGAATGCCATGATGGATAATCATGTGCTTAAGGATTTCTTCCAGTCACACCAGAGAA GTGATGAGTTCAATGATGTGCAATCGGCTAAGAAGTTTGAAGAATCATCTGTTGAAAATGAAACTGGAAACTCAGAGGGTGGGTTTATGAATATTATGGAGAACATTAAGCTTAAAGTTCAAGAGATGGTGAGCAATGTgtccaactacttccaaaataTCTTTGGACATTCAGCAGCAGAGAGTACTTCTGAAGACAATGGAAATACCAGCAAAACCTTCATGGATAGGGGCCTAGGAGCATCCTTCATGGGGTTGGCAGTGCTGGTTATTATGGTGGTGGTGTTGAAGCGTGTCTAG
- the LOC126694781 gene encoding uncharacterized protein LOC126694781 isoform X1, with protein sequence MGGGGAIRAAAKVAGVGVVSHGLRGMPSVPPSEQSVRNASRPVSAILSAKSASGDAAAPIQMPVPAAWDDWEFADGEEALVMEAGEPMPRLVFGGVPSFEEAKEATTELKDALDKVYLSSPKSNGSGDIFSANHVPGLSLLSSPELETKSCVISEDTPTALAPNHVLQAFKLLNGSPEAQTVVASIACDPNVWNAMMDNHVLKDFFQSHQRIVGDEFNDVQSAKKFEESSVENETGNSEGGFMNIMENIKLKVQEMVSNVSNYFQNIFGHSAAESTSEDNGNTSKTFMDRGLGASFMGLAVLVIMVVVLKRV encoded by the exons ATGGGAGGAGGAGGAGCCATTAGAGCGGCGGCCAAGGTCGCCGGAGTCGGAGTCGTCAGCCACGGCCTCCGCGGCATGCCGTCCGTGCCGCCATCAGAGCAGTCTGTGCGCAACGCCTCGCGCCCTGTTTCCGCTATCTTGTCGGCGAAGTCCGCATCCGGTGACGCGGCGGCGCCGATTCAGATGCCGGTGCCGGCGGCGTGGGACGACTGGGAGTTCGCCGACGGTGAGGAGGCTCTGGTGATGGAGGCAGGGGAGCCAATGCCGAGGCTCGTCTTCGGTGGCGTGCCGAGCTTTGAGGAGGCCAAGGAGGCCACCACTGAATTGAAAGACGCACTGGATAA gGTATATCTGTCATCGCCAAAATCCAATGGATCTGGTGATATTTTTTCTGCAAATCATGTTCCTGGTTTGTCTCTACTTTCAAGCCCTGAGTTAGAGACTAAATCTTGTGTCATCTCTGAGGATACACCAACTGCTCTTGCGCCAAACCATGTCCTTCAGGCATTTAAGTTACTCAATGGAAGCCCTGAAGCTCAG ACTGTTGTTGCCTCAATTGCTTGTGACCCAAATGTCTGGAATGCCATGATGGATAATCATGTGCTTAAGGATTTCTTCCAGTCACACCAGAGAA TTGTAGGTGATGAGTTCAATGATGTGCAATCGGCTAAGAAGTTTGAAGAATCATCTGTTGAAAATGAAACTGGAAACTCAGAGGGTGGGTTTATGAATATTATGGAGAACATTAAGCTTAAAGTTCAAGAGATGGTGAGCAATGTgtccaactacttccaaaataTCTTTGGACATTCAGCAGCAGAGAGTACTTCTGAAGACAATGGAAATACCAGCAAAACCTTCATGGATAGGGGCCTAGGAGCATCCTTCATGGGGTTGGCAGTGCTGGTTATTATGGTGGTGGTGTTGAAGCGTGTCTAG